The following coding sequences lie in one Arachis ipaensis cultivar K30076 chromosome B03, Araip1.1, whole genome shotgun sequence genomic window:
- the LOC107633372 gene encoding pre-mRNA-splicing factor 38-like codes for MAVENSTSFPIYWYTSHDNSLYSPSEEGFWEQRRQGFEAGRWWFEGEKEIEAEAKEKHGGDRDRKIHGEDGHRERDRDRRDRRDRRDRYDKYDRDERHRDRNRDRDRDNDDYDDKKGDSRRRGRDRENDRVGIRIRIDMRGGGEMGVKKKMVVMVKKMVVVIGKLGGI; via the exons ATGGCAGTGGAGAACTCCACAAGCTTTCCAATTTATTGGTACACTTCTCACGATAATTCACTCTATTCTCCCTCCGAAGAAGGGTTCTGGGAACAACGACGTCAAGGGTTCGAAGCAGGACGGTGGTGGTTCGAAGGGGAA AAGGAGATTGAAGCTGAAGCCAAAGAGAAACATGGTGGTGATAGAGACAGAAAAATACACGGTGAAGATGGGCACAGAGAAAGAGACAGAGATAGAAGGGATAGAAGAGATAGAAGGGACAGGTATGATAAATATGATAGAGATGAAAGGCATAGAGATAGGaatagagatagagatagagataatgatgattatgatgataAAAAAGGGGATTCTAGGAGAAGGGGAAGGGATAGAGAGAACGATAGGGTAGGGATAAGGATAAGGATAGATATGAGAGGCGGAGGAGAGATGGGTGTGAAGAAGAAAATGGTGGTTATGGTGAAGAAGATGGTGGTGGTGATAGGAAAGTTAGGAGGGATCTGA